The Streptomyces sp. NBC_01244 genome contains a region encoding:
- a CDS encoding L,D-transpeptidase produces the protein MEWRVRTDSKRRRRSLVAISAVLGGVLVLAGCGGDDDGGKTPKSSGEASAKSQADVDAAAAKDASKAKIAITPKDGATNVGLNDAATVAVTEGTLTQVELKSSEGTKVPGKIAADGKSWKPDGALKRSTKYALSATAKDEAGREAHENASFTTISPQNSFVGSFIPDAGQTVGVGMPVSITFDKQIKDKKAVQAGITVTSSSGQEVVGHWFSTQRLDFRPENYWKAGSTVTLKLALDGVQGGPGIQGVQSKTVTFKIGRSQVSTVDAKSKKMTVTRDGAVLKTIPISAGSPENPTYNGQMVISEKFKETRMNGATVGFTDDDGKGEYDIKDVPHAMRLSNSGTFVHGNYWGPDSVFGSANTSHGCVGLNDAKGANDPSQPGAWFYDNSLIGDVVTVVNSPDKTIKPDNGLNGWNMNWADWKAGSAV, from the coding sequence ATGGAGTGGCGTGTGAGGACGGACAGTAAGCGGCGGAGAAGGTCCCTGGTGGCCATATCCGCCGTACTCGGCGGCGTACTGGTGCTCGCGGGATGCGGTGGCGACGATGACGGCGGCAAGACGCCGAAGTCCAGCGGGGAGGCGTCGGCCAAGTCCCAGGCGGACGTGGACGCGGCCGCGGCCAAGGACGCCTCCAAGGCCAAGATAGCCATCACGCCCAAGGACGGCGCCACCAACGTCGGCCTGAACGACGCGGCCACCGTGGCCGTCACCGAGGGCACGCTCACCCAGGTCGAGCTGAAGAGCTCCGAGGGCACGAAGGTGCCGGGCAAGATAGCCGCCGACGGCAAGAGCTGGAAGCCGGACGGCGCGCTGAAGCGCTCGACCAAGTACGCCCTGTCGGCGACCGCGAAGGACGAGGCGGGCCGCGAGGCGCACGAGAACGCCTCCTTCACCACCATCTCCCCGCAGAACAGCTTCGTGGGCTCCTTCATCCCGGACGCGGGTCAGACGGTCGGCGTGGGCATGCCGGTCTCCATCACCTTCGACAAGCAGATCAAGGACAAGAAGGCCGTCCAGGCGGGCATCACCGTCACCTCCAGCAGCGGCCAGGAGGTCGTGGGCCACTGGTTCAGCACGCAGCGGCTGGACTTCCGCCCGGAGAACTACTGGAAGGCCGGCTCCACCGTCACCCTGAAGCTGGCGCTGGACGGGGTCCAGGGCGGCCCGGGCATCCAGGGCGTGCAGAGCAAGACCGTCACCTTCAAGATCGGCCGGAGCCAGGTCTCCACGGTCGACGCGAAGTCGAAGAAGATGACGGTCACCCGTGACGGTGCGGTCCTCAAGACCATCCCGATCTCGGCGGGCTCCCCGGAGAACCCGACCTACAACGGCCAGATGGTGATCTCCGAGAAGTTCAAGGAGACCCGGATGAACGGCGCCACCGTCGGCTTCACGGACGACGACGGCAAGGGCGAGTACGACATCAAGGACGTGCCGCACGCGATGCGCCTGTCGAACTCCGGCACCTTCGTGCACGGCAACTACTGGGGACCGGACTCGGTCTTCGGCAGCGCCAACACCAGCCACGGCTGTGTCGGCCTGAACGACGCCAAGGGCGCGAACGACCCGAGCCAGCCCGGGGCCTGGTTCTACGACAACTCCCTCATCGGAGACGTCGTCACGGTCGTCAACTCCCCGGACAAGACCATCAAGCCGGACAACGGCCTCAACGGCTGGAACATGAACTGGGCGGACTGGAAGGCCGGCTCGGCCGTCTGA